Proteins from a single region of Macrotis lagotis isolate mMagLag1 chromosome 2, bilby.v1.9.chrom.fasta, whole genome shotgun sequence:
- the DNAL4 gene encoding dynein axonemal light chain 4 yields the protein MGEEGKKDDADYKRLQTFPLVRHSDMPEEMRVETMELCVTACEKYSNNNESAAKMIKETMDKKFGASWHVVIGEGFGFEITHEVKNLLYLYFGGTLAVCVWKCS from the exons atgggagaagaaggaaagaaggatgatgCTGATTATAAGAGACTCCAAACCTTTCCTCTGGTCAGA caCTCAGACATGCCAGAAGAGATGAGAGTGGAGACCATGGAGTTATGTGTCACCGCCTGTGAGAAATACTCCAACAACAACGAG AGTGCTGCCAAGATGATCAAAGAGACCATGGACAAGAAGTTCGGCGCTTCCTGGCACGTGGTGATTGGCGAAGGCTTCGGCTTCGAGATCACCCATGAAGTGAAGAACCTTCTGTACCTGTACTTCGGGGGCACCCTGGCTGTATGCGTCTGGAAATGCTCCTGA